AAACCTACTAGCTCTCCAGAAAATATTCCTGCAATAGAGGTGTTAAAATGTATATTTTCTATACCAATTTCATATTCCATATCAAATACTTTATTTAATGTATCATAGGCAATTTCCCTAGTTATTACTTGATTATAAGGGATATACATATTTGCCAATCCTATTTCTAATGCCTTATTGTAGTAATCCTCTGGATATTTTTTAAAATCTATCCCATCTTCATATTCTAAAGTTCTCATTATTACTGTAAGTAGTTCCACATAAGTAATATTTTCATCTGGTTCAAATTTTCTTTTTCCAGTGCCTTTCATAATGTTAAAGGTATAAGCTAAATTGATATAAGGTTTAGCCCATCCTTTTACATCCTTAAAATAATCTTCATCCTCATAGAATTCCACTAAATTTTCAAGTTCATGTATCCTTACCCCTACAGTAGCTAATTCCTTCCTAGTCATATATTTATCTAAATTTTTATATTCCATTATAGGAGAGGTAGCAAATACTATAGTAGGGAATAGAAGTATACCTATTAATACAATAGTTAGTCGTCTATCCATACAAACCCTCCTTTAGTTTTGGGACAGGGGGTCAGACCTCTTTGTCCCAACTTTTGGGACAGAAGGTCTGACCCCCTGTCCCACCAGGACCAAGACCCCTGTCCCAGGGACCTTTTGTCCTATTGCAATATATTGCCGTCTTCATTTTCAGGTAGTGTAACTCCATTGGGATCAACTATTTCGTATTTAAATCCAATTATTTTATCTATAATATCAATTTCATCTGGAGGTACAATTATTTCAAAGCTCCCATCGGAATTAACATTGACTGTTTTAAAATGTTTTCCAGTTCTAGACAAAAGTTTTACTTTATAGCCATCAAATGTTCTTATAGTATCACTTGCTAAATTTCCTCTAAATATTACAGATATTCGAGTATCAAATGTATATCCTGGAGCTAAATATACTTTTGGTGCATCTAATTTTTTTCGATTAACTATTATGGTATATATTCTATCCTTTTTCCCTTCTTCTTTATGAATTATGGTTATTTTATTTTGCCCTACTACAAGGGGTATCTCTTTCCTTTCTCCACTTTCTACAATTTCCCCATTTACTTCAATACTTCCTTTACTAGCCTTAGGTATTATAATTAATTTTTCCACTAAGTAGTCTACATTTACAGTATAATTAAATGTTCTTCTATTAAATTCTGGTTCTAATCTACCATTTACTACAGTTAAATTATCTAATCCACTAGCTATATTTTCATCATCTACTACAGTATATATAAATGTGGAAACAGGACTGTCTTTTAAACCTGCTTTTACAGCATATGCTTTAATTATGGTATCTTCATTTATTACAATAGGTCCTGTATATAAAATTCTATTTGATGGAGATGGTGTACTTCCATCCAATGTATAATATATAGTAGCTCCAGGGGTATTAGTATATAATGTAACGGTGGAGCCTTCTACTATTTCTCCAGAAGGAGGTTCTGCATTTACCATTTGAACTATATCTTGTGATATAACCACTTCTTTAACTAAATTTTGTCCCTTATCATAAGCTTGAAGAAATATATTCATATCCCAAAGAGCAATCACTTCAGAAATTACATCCTGTAAAAATGCTCCTAATATTTCATCCATGGTTTTATTCCATCTGCTGTCATTTATATCAAAGTCCATATATACTATTAATTTATAATCATCCAATGATATTTGATGAAGCTTATATTTCATTGGAATTTTTAAAGTTTTTGCTGTAAATAGTCCATATTTATTGTTTAAAAATTCTTCTGTTTCTTGTTCTAATTCAGGAGAACGAAGTTTTCCATTTTCTATTAAAAATCTTATATCATCTCTATTTACACATTTTACTAATCCATTTATGCGAAGTTCTGGATAATAATCCCTTAATATATAATTTATCTCTTTTAAAAAGCTTATTTTAGTATAAATAGACCATTTATCAGTAAAAGTTCTATTATCGTAAGGATACACTTCCAATTCTAAATCATATCCAGATATTCGTGCTGAATAATCGAAATATTCTCTATTATACCTTCCTAATTCCTTTTTCAATAAATCCTCAATAAATACAGGATCTATCTTTTCTTTCATATCCAATCCGCTATCTATGAATTTAAATACTATATTTCTCATGTAAGTATTAAATTCTACATAATTTTGTCTAGTAGTATAAGGATTTCTAATCTGTCCTTGAATTTTAGCATCTTCATCATATAGGCTTGTGAGTGCTACAAATATATCCCATACATAGCTTTCCACATCTCGTCTAGAAAGATTTTTCCATTTATGATAATTACCTCGACTAAATTCTATATCAATGTAATACCAGGAATTGCTTCCTTTAATAATGTGAACAGATACAGGCAAATCTTTTATATATCCTAAATGTCTATTTAAATATCTTCTCATATCATGTAAATTTTCTACTTTTTCATAAGGTATTTTTACATCCATTAGGATTTGTTTTTTCTTTTCTAGTTCAGCTAGTTGTCTATCTAAGGTTTTATTCATATTTTCTCTAAAGCTAATTAATTTTTCAATACTATTATAATAGGGCTTTTTAACTAAAATAGCATTAGCATCTATATTTACTATATTTTCATTAATTTCAGGAGTTATATATAATACAGGAGATATAGCTATTATAGATACATATACATCATCATTATATATTAAAGGCTCTTTTTCTAAGTATATTTTTTCCCCATCTAAAAATACATCTATATCAGAGAAGCTTACCTTTATATTTCGTACCAAAGCATCTACTTTTTTTGATGAATCATTAACCCTTTTACCTTCAAATTTACGGATTTCTTCATCTAATTCTACAATTCTTCTTTCCTTAGCCTGTATCTCATATCCCCTTTGATATGCTATAGGCTCTAATGAAGTATCTTTTATATTTAATTTCCCTCGGGAGTTTAAATTTAATATTCGTTTACTTGGATTAAAGCTACAATCTATTTTTAATGCGTTAGCTAAATCCTTCATAGGAACCCACAGTTCTCCATCATATATAAATACTTCCTTATGGGAAATATAATTTCCTTCCAGTTTAAGTTTAATATCAGGAAACAGAGCATCAATTTCCATAACTTGTCCTTTGGCATAACTATGTATAGGAATAGATGAAAATAAAATGAGAAAAATCATTATAAACAGTACAAATTTGTTTTTCAATATTTATTCCTCCTTTTAAAATAAATAAAAATCATCATAATTCTAATATTATTATCGGCATGTATGTGAAAAAATGTAGATTTTAATGTATAATAAATTTAAGAAGTTGTCTATATTTGCCGATAGTATTATTAAACCAATAGCAATTATGGGACAGTAAGAACCATCCCCACTGTCCCAATGGAAAGGGGAATGGAATAATGACAAAATTTAAAAAGATATTATCTGTAGTTCTTATATTATTATTTATAACACCTTTATTAGCACCTGTAGGAGTAGCATTTGCTCAAGGAGAAAATAGAATAATCTATACTTATAAATCTGGTATAGGAAATGAAAATCAATTAGAATCCATATTTATAAGAGTTAATACTAGAATAAATACAACAGGACCTAAGGATGTAACTATAATAACTGAAGAAGGAACACCACAGATAATAGGGAGAATAACTGTAGAAGAAGGAGAAGTAGGCAGGGAAATTCCTAGAAATTTTTGGATAAATAACCCTAAAAGCAATATGCGAATAACCTCCATTATAATTGGAGATTTTATATTGGATTTGTCTCCTGCTCCTAAAATAAACAAAATGGAAGTTTATGATATACATATGGGAGAAGAAGTAAGTTTTACAGGAGAAAGATTAAATCAAGGTACCATAGAAATTTCAGGAGAAGAAGGACCCTTTTATGCAGACAATCCTAATCGATTTACTACTACTGTGAATGGAACCACAGGCTATAAAACTATTACATTAAAAATGGATGATGGAAATACTACCCAGTCCGTTATATATCCTAATGCCTTTAAACTATTAGGAAATATGCCTCAATTAGGAGAAAAGCTAGAGATTATTCCTAAAATGGGAGCTAAGGAAAGTATTGCTTATATAAAAGCAGATGGAAACTTTACTATAAAAGATGGTGAAGCTCAACATTCTGTGTTTTTCTTAACAGATCCCACAGATAGATATACTGCTAATAATATGGCAGAGATAGTATCTGCCACCAATAAGATTTTGAAAATAAAAATTCCCAAAGGAATTGAAGACTCTAAATATTATGATGTAATAGTTACCAACAAGGTAACTAATCCTAAAGGAAATATATATGAACAAATTACTGCTACTAAAAAAGTAGACGGTAGATTTTTCGTAATAGGAGCAGACAAAGGACCAGTACTTACTAGAATAGATCCAAGTAAAGGACCTGATACAGGAGAGACAGTTCAGATTACTGGTAAAAAATTTGACGAGATGGATTTTATAGATGGTATAGAAAATCCCAGTGGGCTTACAGTAGGTAAAGTAAGTGTAACTGATAAAATCCTAGACGATATATTAGAAGGTATAATAGATACAGAAATAGGAGATGTGGACAAAAAAGAAGATAAGGTATTTCATATTGAATATGATGTAAAGGATGCAAAATATAAAAGTAGCCCTATAATAAGTGCAGATAGGTATATTGCCACTTATATAGGAGATAGGACTACTCCCCATGTAGTAGATGAAAAACCTGTATATAGATTTAGTGAAAACTTTGATAACATAACTGTCAAACTGCCTCAGACTAGTGTAGAGAAGGAAACAGAAGTAAATGTAGTGGTGGTTATGCAGACAGAAATAAAGACTTATTTAGGAGATTTTACTATAATCAATATAATCACTAATGATAATGTAAAATATACCATAATTCCATCCCATACCCCTCCAAGTATAAATAAAATAGTACCAGAGAAAATTCAAGTAATAAAAGATAAAACTACTGGAGATTATGGGATAAAGGAAGATATGGTAATAGGGATAGAAGGGCAAAATTTTAAAGTAATTAGAAGTAAAGATCCAGATACAAAAAAGGATATAACAAATTACCCAGTAGTAGGTTTAGGAGCTAATATGGTAAATCCAGAGGAAGGAATGGTACTAAGGATAAATCCAGAAAGAGAAGGGCAAGTTGAAATATATAGAGATGGTAAATGGACTGTTCTTCCTGGTGCAGATATGATGATATTAGATTCTAAGGGAAATATAGTAGATGGAACAATAGGAAAAGATACAGGAAATAAGATTATAATAACTATACCTAAATCAGTAGGAGTTAGGATACCTGAAAAATCTGTTACCACTGATTTAAAAAATCCTATACCTAAACCAGTATATGTAATGAATCCAATATTAGGGAGCAAAGAGCCAGGTTATCCAGTATCCAATGATAATGTAACACTAATGTTTGTAGATTTAAAGGATAGTTTGCCTCCCACTATAGACAAAGTAGAACCTAATGTAGTTGCCATAGATTCAGGGGAAGAGATTACAGTAACTGGTTCTAATTTTCAGCAGGGAATTAGGGTATTTGTAGGTGGAGTAGAAGTAACAGGTGTAAAACAGGAGCTAGACCCATCAGGCTTACACACAGTACTTAAATTTAATGCACCTAAATTTCCTCAAATAATAGAAGGGCCTACAAAACTTATGGTGATGAATCCCGATGGAGGCCAAGCTTCTAAGGACTTTACCTATGTAAAATCCCTACAAAGAGACCCAGTATTGATGGATTTTTCACCTAAGAAGGGTACTTTAAATACAATAGTAGTAGTAGATGGGGACAATTTCTTAGCACCTAATCCAGCAGTATCTTCTACTTTAGGTATGGATATATATAAATTAATAGGTAGTAGAATATTAATGGATGGAAAAGATATAAATGAATACAATATAGATTCTAGTGGAAATATTAGTTTGGAAAAATATAAAAACGACAATGAATATTTAATAATCCAGGAAGATAATACTGTAAAACTTTCTAGTTATTATCACAGTATAATATTAGAAGACAAAAATAGAACAAACAACTTCTACATTATATATCAGGACAATAGAGGAAATATAATCCTCTCCGATGGAGGCTCTAGTAGGGATGAGAGCAGTATAATAAATGAATATTATATAATGGATAGAGATGGTAGATTAATAGCAGAAAAAGATGGACAGGAATATGATGTTACTATTACACCAGAAGGAGAAGGGATAAACTTAACAAAAGATGGACAAACTTTAGAATTGATTATGAAAACCCCTTATAAATTTATAGAGAATGGAGAAATATATGGTTCAAGAGTTCATGTAATAGATAAACATAGAATAGAATTTAAAGTACCTCAACTAACCTCTAAATTACCTGATGGCTATAAAATTACAGTAGAAAATCCAGATACTAAAAAATCTACAGCAAAGGATTTATTCTACTATTATGAAACTGTATCTATTAAGCCAGAGATTACAGCTATAAAGCCTAGTATAGGCTCTATAGAAGGAGGATATCAAATTTTAATAGAAGGGAAAAACTTTGAAGATGATTCCAAAGTTTATATAGATGGGCTATTGGTACCAGCTAGTGATGTAAAAAGAGAAATTAGATCAGGGGTAGACACTCTAATTATTACCAAAATGCCCCCTTACAGAAGAAATATGGCTGAAGAAGGCACAGATAGAAAAGTAGTACCAGTAGTAGTAGAAAATGGAAATGGAGGTACTGCTTTAAGTAGATTTACTTATGTAATTCCTCCATCTGCTAAGCCTATTATAGATAAAGTGGAATTTCAAAAAGAAACTCAAATAGGTTCTTCAGCAGGAAATGAGGTACTAACCATAACTGGAAGATACTTTAAATTTGAAGAACCTTGGAGTTTGACTAAAAAATATAGAGACTGGATAGAAGGAGAAAGAAATGGAGTTAAAATATATTTTGAAGATTTAGATGGAGATGGAGTTCATACTTCTTATTCCAATTGGATAGATTATATAGAAAAAGATGGAAGCAGAAAAAATTTACCTGTGCCAGTAGAAACTTTTGAAAAATATTTAGATTCTCCAGTACTT
This portion of the Keratinibaculum paraultunense genome encodes:
- a CDS encoding IPT/TIG domain-containing protein; the encoded protein is MTKFKKILSVVLILLFITPLLAPVGVAFAQGENRIIYTYKSGIGNENQLESIFIRVNTRINTTGPKDVTIITEEGTPQIIGRITVEEGEVGREIPRNFWINNPKSNMRITSIIIGDFILDLSPAPKINKMEVYDIHMGEEVSFTGERLNQGTIEISGEEGPFYADNPNRFTTTVNGTTGYKTITLKMDDGNTTQSVIYPNAFKLLGNMPQLGEKLEIIPKMGAKESIAYIKADGNFTIKDGEAQHSVFFLTDPTDRYTANNMAEIVSATNKILKIKIPKGIEDSKYYDVIVTNKVTNPKGNIYEQITATKKVDGRFFVIGADKGPVLTRIDPSKGPDTGETVQITGKKFDEMDFIDGIENPSGLTVGKVSVTDKILDDILEGIIDTEIGDVDKKEDKVFHIEYDVKDAKYKSSPIISADRYIATYIGDRTTPHVVDEKPVYRFSENFDNITVKLPQTSVEKETEVNVVVVMQTEIKTYLGDFTIINIITNDNVKYTIIPSHTPPSINKIVPEKIQVIKDKTTGDYGIKEDMVIGIEGQNFKVIRSKDPDTKKDITNYPVVGLGANMVNPEEGMVLRINPEREGQVEIYRDGKWTVLPGADMMILDSKGNIVDGTIGKDTGNKIIITIPKSVGVRIPEKSVTTDLKNPIPKPVYVMNPILGSKEPGYPVSNDNVTLMFVDLKDSLPPTIDKVEPNVVAIDSGEEITVTGSNFQQGIRVFVGGVEVTGVKQELDPSGLHTVLKFNAPKFPQIIEGPTKLMVMNPDGGQASKDFTYVKSLQRDPVLMDFSPKKGTLNTIVVVDGDNFLAPNPAVSSTLGMDIYKLIGSRILMDGKDINEYNIDSSGNISLEKYKNDNEYLIIQEDNTVKLSSYYHSIILEDKNRTNNFYIIYQDNRGNIILSDGGSSRDESSIINEYYIMDRDGRLIAEKDGQEYDVTITPEGEGINLTKDGQTLELIMKTPYKFIENGEIYGSRVHVIDKHRIEFKVPQLTSKLPDGYKITVENPDTKKSTAKDLFYYYETVSIKPEITAIKPSIGSIEGGYQILIEGKNFEDDSKVYIDGLLVPASDVKREIRSGVDTLIITKMPPYRRNMAEEGTDRKVVPVVVENGNGGTALSRFTYVIPPSAKPIIDKVEFQKETQIGSSAGNEVLTITGRYFKFEEPWSLTKKYRDWIEGERNGVKIYFEDLDGDGVHTSYSNWIDYIEKDGSRKNLPVPVETFEKYLDSPVLPKVRIGGIEAKIVEFGTNYIKVITPQITPGRHELYVVNNDFGTSNRVFVNFEGSKITIDRIVGDTGKKQGRDNVEIIGSGFQNSRIRVLEEGNIKEYYMPKVRFGTIGETKDINNNRAQVTLENGDFTLEYDNSSVHTALITMSGKYNKKIYKKTFTINNYDGEPIYLPVMELKNIDGEAYPGYELVKIEVKNGKLIVEKGYSPETKLINSGQISLKTPSYYTIGEVQVEVENPDGGRATTKYRYTNPQSKPRIINITKDGMDPVVGDDGKTRIIRLDYRGGQNITVLGEDFREGARIQIGNILNIENKDITETLNASPNKLSFIMPKVNENAIGKLYRLTVINGDGAQTSSDNPNNIWNAPIYFQFIKGESNPELNTIEPDKGPATGGTKVTIKGKDFRDKMEGYEGEDLEIFFGDNKVPYKDIKIVDHSTIEVIAPESQTLGPVRVKVENPDGSLTQQDLKFTYISKPKIDDVNPKKLFINDDKTEVTITGSQFIKGAKVIVGGKIIPLKDLKSGMDVKGQGIIGVDSQGNNKEVAVIGGMEGSAEVVSENEIKVRFKEPTDLENSSIIIINPDEGISDPYDEFKYEKPVPLKPMVLEAIPGYESTVMLIWNKSDEDLLNKASKYEIYGRKASESSSTFIGSTTEAQYLIKGLEPDTEYVFQVRALNEYGAAIDFAEVKVKTLSIQEDYKQREKEQELKDEEKKLIEKGKEEIIGKKIIRTIGIEDIKNKVGNLDFNKSKYKDTTELTINIPIALARDDSTLNIKYGELQMTINPKDMYTYRVSTLDKGDKDSNLQINIKREGEAHIPRGKRIASRAYEFNFKFQVGKNIIDIDKLLRTGKLTINLDSITYSNAKNVALYKFDIPTGKYIKVSNSKMTSFNEKGRYILLSDR
- a CDS encoding chitobiase/beta-hexosaminidase C-terminal domain-containing protein, giving the protein MKNKFVLFIMIFLILFSSIPIHSYAKGQVMEIDALFPDIKLKLEGNYISHKEVFIYDGELWVPMKDLANALKIDCSFNPSKRILNLNSRGKLNIKDTSLEPIAYQRGYEIQAKERRIVELDEEIRKFEGKRVNDSSKKVDALVRNIKVSFSDIDVFLDGEKIYLEKEPLIYNDDVYVSIIAISPVLYITPEINENIVNIDANAILVKKPYYNSIEKLISFRENMNKTLDRQLAELEKKKQILMDVKIPYEKVENLHDMRRYLNRHLGYIKDLPVSVHIIKGSNSWYYIDIEFSRGNYHKWKNLSRRDVESYVWDIFVALTSLYDEDAKIQGQIRNPYTTRQNYVEFNTYMRNIVFKFIDSGLDMKEKIDPVFIEDLLKKELGRYNREYFDYSARISGYDLELEVYPYDNRTFTDKWSIYTKISFLKEINYILRDYYPELRINGLVKCVNRDDIRFLIENGKLRSPELEQETEEFLNNKYGLFTAKTLKIPMKYKLHQISLDDYKLIVYMDFDINDSRWNKTMDEILGAFLQDVISEVIALWDMNIFLQAYDKGQNLVKEVVISQDIVQMVNAEPPSGEIVEGSTVTLYTNTPGATIYYTLDGSTPSPSNRILYTGPIVINEDTIIKAYAVKAGLKDSPVSTFIYTVVDDENIASGLDNLTVVNGRLEPEFNRRTFNYTVNVDYLVEKLIIIPKASKGSIEVNGEIVESGERKEIPLVVGQNKITIIHKEEGKKDRIYTIIVNRKKLDAPKVYLAPGYTFDTRISVIFRGNLASDTIRTFDGYKVKLLSRTGKHFKTVNVNSDGSFEIIVPPDEIDIIDKIIGFKYEIVDPNGVTLPENEDGNILQ
- a CDS encoding S-layer homology domain-containing protein — its product is MDRRLTIVLIGILLFPTIVFATSPIMEYKNLDKYMTRKELATVGVRIHELENLVEFYEDEDYFKDVKGWAKPYINLAYTFNIMKGTGKRKFEPDENITYVELLTVIMRTLEYEDGIDFKKYPEDYYNKALEIGLANMYIPYNQVITREIAYDTLNKVFDMEYEIGIENIHFNTSIAGIFSGELVGLDDFSGYKVELWTQDGKILKSITLNKEGNFSILGFDTRVDTRLIGYKYRVYDNNGQLVLEGDLK